A window of Thunnus thynnus chromosome 17, fThuThy2.1, whole genome shotgun sequence contains these coding sequences:
- the angptl8 gene encoding uncharacterized protein angptl8, with protein MIWGLCLLCVAGGFRAVHAGPVRRTSKMEDKTSPQDDMNVLMFGVIQFSESFNYAYETTEAKIAKISQTLKTHEGALQQLGKQTEEAAEVEKQIKQVIQLLQAQMAKQQAQTTMTKDWLARMEQEEVELATKVRRVEMNLNNLFPSNIKELQERAAEHSHILKGLQHLTQFQKENIETHNEQLSTLQKMSDNMSQL; from the exons ATGATCTGGGGCCTGTGCCTGCTTTGTGTGGCCGGGGGTTTCAGAGCAGTCCATGCAGGCCCGGTCAGGAGGACCAGTAAGATGGAAGACAAGACTTCTCCACAGGATGACATGAATGTGCTCATGTTTGGCGTCATTCAGTTCAGCGAGTCTTTTAACTACGCTTATGAAACCACTGAGGCAAAGATAGCTAAGATCAGTCAGACTTTGAAGACCCATGAGGGTGCTCTCCAACAGCTGGGGAagcagactgaggaggctgctgaggtggaaaaacagataaaacaagtgATACAGTTGCTACAg GCCCAGATGGCCAAGCAACAGGCTCAGACCACGATGACTAAAGACTGGCTGGCCCGCATGGAGcaggaagaggtggagctgGCGACAAAAGTGAGGAGGGTGGAGATGAATCTCAACAACTTGTTCCCCAGCAACATCAAAGAGCTGCAG gagagagcagcagagcacTCCCACATTCTGAAAGGTTTACAGCATTTGACCCAGTTCCAAAAAGAGAATATTGAGACTCATAACGAACAGCTCTCCACACTGCAGAAGATG AGTGACAATATGTCACAGTTATAA